From the genome of Halobaculum halobium, one region includes:
- a CDS encoding homing endonuclease associated repeat-containing protein: MTGERELTCDVCGKSFDTKDALGGHNSSHSRRISDTQLLAEVDRLVNELGRSPTATEMNELGAYSAGTYKNRFGSWAEALQEAGYEPVKQHRVSEDALLDEIRRLATEDGTPPTAADMRSEGEFTVTIAQNRFGSWNEALEAAGYDPNHRHRISDAELLEEIHRLADELGKIPTAQEMKDHGEFSHRPYFTRWEGWQAAIRAAGYEPVGRPAGPDHHNWKEQPVHEWREYGDNWNEQRQKALERDNYTCQTPDCEWTQEAHLETFTRGLHVHHIRPLSAFGDDESEVDFERANRLDNLVTVCAEHHHLWERASPLRLDIR; the protein is encoded by the coding sequence ATGACGGGTGAACGTGAGCTAACCTGCGATGTCTGTGGAAAGTCCTTCGACACCAAGGACGCGCTGGGCGGCCACAACAGTAGCCACAGCCGCCGCATCTCAGACACCCAGTTACTGGCCGAGGTCGACCGTCTCGTAAACGAGCTGGGCCGTTCCCCAACAGCCACAGAGATGAATGAGCTAGGGGCGTATTCAGCTGGAACGTACAAAAATAGATTCGGCAGCTGGGCAGAGGCACTCCAGGAAGCGGGATACGAACCGGTGAAACAACACCGAGTGTCCGAAGACGCACTCCTCGACGAAATTAGACGGCTCGCAACGGAGGACGGGACGCCGCCAACGGCGGCCGACATGCGCTCGGAGGGCGAGTTCACGGTCACAATCGCGCAGAATCGCTTCGGGAGCTGGAACGAAGCGCTGGAGGCAGCTGGGTACGACCCCAACCATCGGCATCGGATTTCGGATGCAGAATTACTCGAAGAGATCCATCGGCTTGCCGACGAACTAGGGAAGATCCCCACAGCGCAGGAGATGAAAGACCACGGAGAGTTCTCGCATCGACCCTACTTTACTCGCTGGGAGGGCTGGCAAGCTGCGATCCGAGCAGCGGGCTACGAACCGGTCGGCCGTCCAGCCGGCCCAGACCATCACAACTGGAAAGAACAGCCAGTCCACGAGTGGCGCGAGTACGGGGACAACTGGAATGAACAACGTCAGAAAGCGCTTGAACGCGACAACTATACCTGTCAAACGCCGGACTGTGAGTGGACGCAGGAGGCGCATCTCGAGACATTCACGAGAGGACTCCACGTACATCATATCCGACCGCTAAGCGCCTTCGGCGACGACGAGAGTGAGGTGGATTTCGAGCGGGCCAACCGGCTGGATAACCTCGTTACGGTGTGTGCCGAACACCATCATCTCTGGGAGCGGGCATCACCGCTCCGACTCGATATACGGTGA
- a CDS encoding DNA-binding protein produces MSSNSSGSKVVTVDEQAFEKADEQAVDEDGFPVVDETPEFEAAVEQETQAKVDANHPDGIADTSEDRIHGVTLEQEERIRAREAELERISAQAELGTQDGREQRTREVVSEQCGRDEPAPAERTDPREKLTQEELAEVNEQAMRISDEVQGGWSRSVVAKQLAEKVQRGRDVTKAVLETLEELKAAPGAIVPIADVPDVPVGEVTVEGTIETLWEPSSSSIQQVGLIADDSGKIKFTCWEKSGQTVVREGQKVRFRAAAKNWYEGRCSIALTGWSRIEFPGRGRWWEE; encoded by the coding sequence ATGTCAAGTAACAGCTCTGGTAGCAAGGTCGTTACGGTGGATGAACAGGCATTCGAAAAAGCGGACGAGCAGGCGGTCGATGAGGACGGCTTCCCGGTCGTCGACGAGACGCCAGAGTTCGAGGCGGCAGTCGAGCAGGAGACGCAGGCCAAGGTCGATGCGAACCACCCGGATGGGATCGCGGACACGAGCGAGGACCGGATTCACGGTGTCACCCTCGAACAGGAGGAGCGTATTCGGGCGCGGGAAGCCGAACTGGAGCGCATCAGTGCCCAGGCCGAGCTGGGAACACAGGACGGTCGCGAGCAGCGCACGCGAGAGGTCGTCAGCGAGCAGTGTGGCCGTGACGAGCCGGCGCCGGCGGAGCGTACGGATCCCCGAGAAAAGCTGACGCAAGAGGAGCTCGCAGAGGTCAACGAGCAAGCCATGCGGATCAGCGACGAAGTGCAGGGCGGCTGGTCGAGATCGGTCGTCGCGAAGCAGTTGGCCGAGAAGGTGCAGCGCGGTCGGGACGTCACGAAGGCGGTGCTGGAAACCCTCGAGGAGCTGAAGGCGGCGCCGGGGGCGATCGTGCCCATCGCGGACGTGCCGGACGTCCCGGTTGGTGAGGTGACGGTCGAAGGAACAATCGAGACCCTCTGGGAGCCTTCCTCCTCAAGCATCCAGCAAGTCGGGCTGATAGCGGATGATAGCGGGAAAATCAAGTTCACCTGCTGGGAGAAATCCGGGCAGACGGTGGTGCGTGAAGGTCAAAAGGTGCGGTTCCGGGCAGCAGCCAAAAACTGGTACGAAGGCCGGTGCTCAATCGCGCTGACCGGGTGGTCGCGGATCGAGTTCCCGGGGCGCGGTCGGTGGTGGGAAGAATAG